A window of Rhipicephalus microplus isolate Deutch F79 chromosome X, USDA_Rmic, whole genome shotgun sequence genomic DNA:
AGGCATTCACGTTCCTGTGGGAAGAACCCCCAGCAAAAGCACCGGATCCTTGGTTGTGTCCAGCGGCACCGCCCCTGTATCCAGACTGATGGCCTCCTGCCGAAGACCCATAGCCGGACTGGAAGCCACCGCCAACTCCATGGCCAAGGCCGACTCCATGGCCAAGGCCGACTCCATGCCCTAGGCCTACTCCATGCCCAAGGCCTCCTCCAACCAAGGCAGGGTTGCCAACGACTCCACCACCGACAAGACCTGGGCCTCCAAGTCCAGCACCCACAAGGCCAGGACCAACTCCAGCGCCGTAACCACCAAGGCCTCCGAGCACGCCGCCGCGTCCCTCCACGtcctttttatcttcttttttctcGTCCTTCTTAGCAACCTCTTCGGCGAACGCCACGGAAGCCACAAGGGTGAAGAGAGCAATGGCTGCGAATACCTGCGCGTAACGATAAAAAAGCGAGGATTGAAGTACGCAATTGTAACTCGGGGTACCAAGCCACTTTCTTGCCAAAACACAAGATGCTTTTTGATGTAACTATCCAGCACTACTCAGCCAGCTAGTCAAACAGTATTCAAAATTTAACCGTAAATTCAGACAAGGACACCTTACGTAACTACATCCCCACTTACTACAAAATACAGCTTTAATATACAAGAAAGAACACATATACCCTAAATAAATACAGTATATATTTTAAAAAGAGGTGGCCCCTTTCCAGAAAGAGTGAATGATAACTAACAAAAGTGAATTCCTTATATGAAATGTAATGCTTCCGCAAGTTAACCTAGAGAGTAAAAGCTTCGTCTAGTTTTTAAATTGTCATACTGGCAAGTTTTTCTCAGAGCGTGTACACAGTAATAAGGACGGAGAAGCTGATCCGCGAGATTAATGATGCGGAAAGAATTCAATTACGGGATGAAAACCATGCAAGCTTCGTATCTGTTGCTTTATGACAGTGAAAACTTGATTACCTGGCCGGGCTTTAGGGCAGTAGAAGACCCGTCGCACGTGCTTTGGCTACTAATAAATTTATGGGGCCTGTCTTATCTTTCTGTGTATTATGGTCTTTTTTCTACACAGATACTTGGCAACCCTGCAAAACTTGAAATTGAGAGCTCTTTGCCGCTGCGCTGCCCTTTATTTCTATGTTCTCGCACTGGAAAAGCTTGCCAGTATGACGCAAGTAAAGGTGGGGTACGGTCGCGATGTTAGAATAAAAAATCCCTGCTTAAAAAGCGTGGTTGACAACGATACAAGGCACATTGCAAAGCTACTGCGTCAGTGGTATTGCCTTGTAAAATGACTGGTTTGCTCTCAAGGTTGCGTTTATGCAGCAACTTCTCAGCCCAACTATATTCGCAAACACGGCAATGAAATGCAATACAATATGCTCGTGTTACAAGAAACGAACTACACTATGGGTTGTGCTACAAAAGTACTGGGCTACTTCGCTACCAATGTCGACCCTGCGACCATCGAACAACGCCGTAATTAGTGACGGCTGATCACTTATATTTGACTATAGGCAGTAGTGTACCAACTATTTCGCGAGGGGGGTGGCAAACCTACCTCACTTGTCCTTGTCagccgggatatatatatatatatatatatatatatatgtatattgattgattgattgatatgtggtgtttaacgtcccaaaaccactatatgattatgagagatgccgtagtggagggctccggaaatttcgaccacctagggttctttaacgtgcacccaaatctgagcacacgggcctacaacatttccgccttcatcggaaatgcagccgccgcagccgggattcgaacccgcaacctgtaggtcagcagccgagtaccttagccactagaccaccgcagcggggatatatatatatatatatatatatataaacctacaagaaaaatcatcacagcggcaatgttggcaaaatttcactatgttgCAACATAGCCTCGCAACAATTTCATTTGCGATGGAAAACTACgccttgttggtttccccagcgtgcagcaaaaagtgaccactgtcgaaattGGGGGGCTCAGCTCCCCCCACCCCCAACTTTTCTCTGTTgggaggaggggagggggggggggggcttgcgccTTTTTTGCCAGTCCGGCTGATACACCTATGACTTCAGAGATAGTGATGAGTTCTCTCAATACATGtactttttccttgtttttttcattcaaaCCCCACAACAAAAAGTAAAATACCTCAAGTCAAGAAATATTTTCTAGTTCACTGGCTGGATACATTCTTTGACAACAAGAACAACGCGAAATCACATGATAGTCTACATACCTTCATGGTTTGCGATGAGGCTGCACAATAGCACAGTACGTTTTTAAATGAAACGACTAGCTTGAGTCCTTGGCAGCTACTGCGTTGTCATATGGCTGTGCGTCCCACCTTTTATACCTCCTTTATAGGAAGCTAATGTGCGTcacataaataaacaaacaaaatgctGTAGGCAGTCACCATTCAGGACACCACTGTGTTTCAGTATCTATGGCAACTAAGACAAGCGGGTTTGACCAGCCTTCACCCTCCGGACGTTCTCTTTCACAAAGTTGCTTGCCAAGCTTTTATCGCCAGCAACATCTACGAAAGGAAATATACTCTCTTTCTCTCACTGTTTGTCACCACTCTCCTTCAATCGCTCAGGCTTCCACCGTCGACAGCGGTTTTCCCCGTCCTTGAAGCCAAAAAACCGCGCGGCATCTACCGATAAGCCGGCACAACATCACGTTTACCGCCAGATATCTGTTTAAAGCTTGCAATGGCTTAGAAATCTTTCATTGCGGAGTCATTTCAAATCATACCCACTTTTTGGAAACGTCTGTCACGTACTTCCAGTTATTCATTATACTGCGTGCGTAGAACTGTGCAATATATGTGATGCACGCAACTCCCTCTTACATAGGAAAAACATATGTTGCAAATATTGCGAAGCTTCAAAGAAACGAGCTAATAAGGGTGCAAGAGTAAACATAAAATATTCACCTGCTTCATAGAGCCCTGCAGCAAAATGCGGAACAGGTTAAAATGCCCTGACACATTGTTCCCGTAAAGTTAAACTAGCCTATTGTGCGCGAGAAAAACGGGATATGGAATATTGTATAGTCACGTGAAGTTCCCTTGTGCTTCATGAAATAAGCCTGGAACTAGTACTACACGTTGCAACAAGTTTGAAAAGAGTATCCACACATCCTGTTATTGTAGCACCCACAAAACTTAATTTATGCATAACAACCTATATAGAGTCTATAATTACAGATTTTCTTGACGCCCCTATAAAACTCTTCAGGGCGCTCAATGCACTTACAATAGTTCTTCTTTTTAAGGCCCGGTTCTAATAGTCTTCAAGTGGAAGTGGTGTTTAGTCAAGTGCGGGCAATTCATCCCCTATTTTTCGCCCATGTCAAGCAGCCGTCACGCGATTCATCAAGATTGTGTTCGATATGCTATGATACTGAGTGGAAGCACACCGCACTTTCAAAGTCCTGTATTTATGAAAACAAAAACGAGTATAGGCAGCGCCTACAAGCACTTTGTTTATTGTATGTATAGTGAAGGCAGGACGCCCATTGAAATGTTTAATGATACTTTTTGAACAACCAAATTTTAGTCACAACTAGATGTACGTGGAATAATGACCATACTTTAGCTTTATGTAATATGGAGAAGTCCATAAAACTAGGAAGAAAAGTTTCAGTCCTTCGAAATCTAAAATTGTGACATTGCGACACGTAGTAGATACTGTGGCTTTGAATTCAACTATAGCCCACGCCAGTACATGTCAAAAAGTATTCAGGGCTGCCCGGACATGACGCCTCTGATGACATCATGATCCAGGCCATGTAGACAATCACGTGAAGGCGGGACACAAAAAATGTCGTAGCAACGTCGTAACACCACGATATGATAAAAAAGgaccgtagtggaggtctctggaaatatcgaccacctgagTGTTCCTTACCGTGCACATAAACCTAAGCACATGAGCCTCAATCATTTCATCTTCattaaaatgcagctgccgtggcTAGGCTTCGAACCAGTGTCCTTCCGCTCAGAAATCAAGCACCACAATCAGTAGACCGCCGTAGCTGATTCAAGCTATGGCAGGCTGCCAATATGCAAAGGCTTGGAGAACAAATGCAGTAATCGTGCGAGCAGGCCGAACAAGAAATTTGTGAGAAGACGATCAGTGCCATCTGCCGTATAAAGCAGCAGATAACGCAAGCAAACCACTCTGTCCCTGCAACAGTACTATTAACCAAGGCCATCTTACGTGCCGCTTGGTACGTACAATGTGACCGACTGTTAGATCTTTTGTTACGTGTACGGTGCAGCGTGTAGCCTCGTCAAAATAAAATTAAGAACGTCACTACACGGGACTACTTCAGGGTGGTAGCAATAAAGTGCATACCTGATACAAAACCCCATCTTTgtaaaatgcgaaaaaaaaagcaacgctgtTTTTACTCATTTATCTCGTTGTAAGCTTCTCTAATTGTGGTTTAACGCCGTGACACCTTCATTGGTTGGAATTGATGGCGACATTCAACCATATGCCTAGCGACAAGAGGAACTTGAATTTTGTTGTTAGATCATAATGTTTGTAAAATGGGTTTTCATTAAGTTAACTTATACCTAATATCGAACACTTTTAGTAAAAAATCAATTAGATTATAAAAACAATATAGAAACAGTCACGCAAAATCTTATATATCTCCATAAGTGTGCTGATATTGGGCGTAACTTGCTACGTGCGTCAATTTTTGTGAGTGGTAGTAGAAATTCCACACTTTCAGTGAATGCCACGCTTGGTAAATTGTTCGCAACTGAGTTGCTTGGAATGTCATAGTGCTTATGACTCGGCTGACACAAACTTTATCATAAATCTCTTCGGCCTTCCCAAGCAACCCGTATTCTCCAAATAAAAGTGCACGATAACGTTTATAGACAATGCTCAAGTGAGAAGCTTGTAAATCGCTCAAATTTCGCACTTTACTGCGAGCGGTTGCGGGTATATAATAGTCAATGAAGCTGTTATAAAAATGTTAAGTCTGACGAAGTAGAACTTATAGGGTACCATAGTTTAAACTACCGCTGTCATTTGATGCGCTACATTTAAAATTTGGGCGCTAAGATTTCAGTTTTATCACCGGAACAAGTGGGTAAATCTCCCAAAAGTTTACTGTCGGAGTGTGTGTATGTCGTTGGTGCGACGTAACTCATTTAAGTCCTCCTTCTACAGGTAGTATGGTTGGCTGTTTCAATTAGCTGAGAGGCTGCCGAAGAAGTGACTTACGCATTTAATATGGCCCTTCTAGCTAGAGTAAATATGATACAATGTTTAAAATATTTATAAATCAATCTATTCCGGTTGGTAACCTCCACAAAACATGCCGATATCTTTAGTGAAGGCTCGTGTGACCTCCTTCACCTGCAATTTCCATTATCTCTTTCAAAGGCACCGGGTAGTCGGTGGTTACAAACAGTGGTTAACATCCCTGTTTTTTCCTGTATTTTTCCACTCCTGTGATGAGTGTCAGCCATGAACAATACGCAGGTTGCACTGGCAGAAGCGTTTTCTATTATAAAATGCCTCTGAATTGTTCTACTGTGACGTATGTGTGATCTTCAGGTGTTAGACATAGCTGACAGTAGCTGTACTCGACAATATTTCAAAGGTTTCGTTTACGTCAGCAATTTCTACAGCGCCTCTCGCTGCGCGCGCTACTCAAGGACATACACCCACTACTAGCCAGGATCGATCTTCAGGTGTTAGACATAGGTGACAGTAGCTGTACCCGACAATATTTCAAAGGTTTCGTTTACCTCAGCAATTTCTACAGCGCCTCTCGCTGCGCGCGCTACTCAAGGACATACACCCACTACTAGCCAGGATTGATCTTCAGGTGTTAGACATAAGTGACAGTAGCTGTACCCGACAATATTTCAAAGGTTTCGTTTACCTCAGCAATTTCTACAGCGCCTCTCGCTGCGCGCGCTTCTCAAGGACATACACTCACTACTAGCCAGGATccggtcaaatgctttctctgggagttcattgattgatttattgattgattgtttgattgattgatttatatgtcaGGTTGAAcctcccgaaaccactatatgattatgacagacgcttaggggagggcttcagaaatttcgaacaCGTAGGGTTCTTTATCACGCTCCCAAAACTCAGCCcacgggccgacagcattttctcctgcgttgaaaatgcagccgccgcagtgtggattcgatcccgcgacctgtgggtcagcagctgagtaccttagtcactagaccaccgcggcggggcttcctcTAGTGAAAGTGATAGACTGTAGATGTTCATTACCACCTGATTACCCTCTATGTATGAAACATTGATAATGGCAACAGTTTCCTTGCTTTCCGCTGTGATACAGTTTCCTTGCTTCCCGTCATTCATTTACTCGTGATATGCATTAGTCCTCCTCCTCTATAAaggccccgacgcggtggtctagtggctaaggtactaagctactgacccgcaggttgcgggatcgaatctcggctgtggcggctgcattttcgatggaggcgaaaatgctgtagacccatgtactcagatttgggtgcatgttaaagaaccccaggtggtctaaattttcgaagccttccacggcggcgtctctcataatcatatgttagtTTTGGGAcgccaaaccccacatatcaattgatcCTCTACCTAGAACTACATCCGAAAGATTTTCTTTCAATGATTGACGCGTTTCGAAACTATCACGAAATATTTTCAGCAGTTTCAAGGCAAGCAGTGCGTGCACATATATGGTATGTGCATGTGTTTGgatgtgtgtgcgcatgtggtgTGTGGACGCGATTATgcagtgtgtgtatgtgtacggTGCGTGTGCGTGCACGTGTGGTGTGCATGTGTGCTTGCGTGCGTATGCGCGTGGTCAAGTGtggcgtgtgagtgtgtgtgcgtacgtgcgtgtggGAGGAGTAATATATTTACTGGCACTGATCGAGTGCATGTATATTGCAGCCCAGGGTAACAAGCAAGACACAGCAAATGAGACAcaacacaaaagaaacaaaacacgACACACTTCCACGAGAAGTACCACGATGTGTCACCCTTGACTGTTTTCCATGAACTGATTagatttgattgatgtgtgaggtttattgtttgaaaaccaccatacgaatatgagaggcgccgtattggaggaatccggaaatttAGACGAGTTGggcttctttaccgtgcacctaaatttgagcacatgggcctacagcactttcacctccattgaaaatgcagccgccgaagccggaattccataccgcgacctgcggctcagcagccgagtaccttagtcatttgaccaccgtggcagggccgcTTTCAATGAACCATTTTTTATAGAATGTGTTAACTAGCGCATACTTTAGAAACATCCATTTGAAGCATGGCTTGTAGAAAATGGATGTGAGTTGCTTTATCAAGGCCGACTTACCATCAATGAATTCTACAAAAAGTACTTTCACAGGACTAACTTTCCTGTATCTGAGTTGGCATGCCTAACATGCCAACTCAGATACATTACTTGTGTCTATGACTCATCATCTTATAGGTTATACAACAAAGCTTTTGCACACATTCTTGCTATTTTTCACGTACCACTGCCAGGCATCAATCATTTTCTCAATGCTTCGTAGAGCCAGCTTGTACCTTGTACAGTACAAAATGAATGTGCAGAATTATTACTTGTACAGTCCACTGTTCACATGTGATTGCTTTAGCAACACAGGCACTGTTTATATCGTTAACAAAGTCCCGTTCATGTAAGCTCATTTTATTCATAACGCTTCCTTGTACCTTTAGTAGCCAGGTTCATGGACAACTAGTGGCCAATAACCCCGTaccatcgtttttttttatcagcatGTATGCAATCAGGATCAGTTGCAATGTGAAAATAATGTCCTTGGTAATAATTATTATTGATTCTGTTGAGTTTCTATCATGTTTTTCATCATTTGCCTCGGAGACCAGTTTTACTCCAAGGTGACCCCGAATTTGAAACTCTCTAGACCACAGACACCTACACTCCACATGCTTTGAGCCAGGTCATATCCTAGTCTTTTTCCCCCAGCCAGTTCACTGaaggcatttatttatttatttattttaccatcAGGGTACAGAGTACATTTTCGAGGGGAAAGTGCAATGTACAACATAAAAAAATACACAGCCCAAATATTAAAATTATAGCAAATGATTAAGGCACAAGAATGGATACAACTAACAACTTCATAAAATGTAATAAAATGTATGGAAGgaacaatatttttatttttaaaaataatgGATGCCTTAAGCAATGCAAAGTAATATTTGAATCAACACATAAGAGGTCATAATTAGGTAATAATTGCTTTAAGGGTATGCTTGAAATCAGTGGTGTCAGTGGTGCGTGTTACAGATGCAGGCGGAGAATTCAAATCATTGGAAGTTTTTGGGAGATATGATCTGGCACACGTTACTGTGTGGTGATGAGGGACTTAAACCTTTTGTTGGTGAATAAGGCGACAAGAAAGGAAGGGAGCAGGTTTGAATAATCAAAAACGATGTATTGGTTTGTGATAAAATATTTTATAAAACAGACAAATGCGACTGTACTTTTGGCGGGCAGCTAAAGAGATAACGCTTAGAGATGCTTCACTGGGAGCTCAAGCCTAACGGTGGTAATAAGCCAAAATGAAACAAGCTGCATGGTTCTGAACGAATCCTAACATGTGATGAGAGTCCCATACAGATGAAGCGTCTTCCATTTGAGGTTGGATCTATGTGGTATGTAGAAATAATTTAGTGACGATGTAGCAAGAAAGAAGTTAGTAAGTAACCCAATGTTTTACTTGCCTTGGATGTTAAATGTTCCGAATGAAATTTCCAGGACAGAGAGCTAGTTATGTGAATGCTGAGTTACCGGTAAGATGTTCCACTTTTAAGTGGGTGACTATGAAGGAAGTAAGTTGGACAAGTTTCGCTCGACCAAGAAACTCTCATGGCCCAGAATTTTTAATGTTTAGCTCCATTTCCCAAATATAACACTGATGCGGGGTGTTATTGAAATCAGCTTGCAGAAAATGAACGTCATTCTATAAATATTTACAATAAATTACAGTCATAAGCAAATTAGCAAACTCTGGAAGTAACAGTAGtaggtaagtcatttatataaTTTGCAATAACAGAGGGCCAAGTACTGATCCTTGGGGAACTCCAAAACCGACCAAAGCAGTGTTAGAATCTGACAAGTTTGTATTATGGTGCAGACATGCCCTGGAAGCGCCCCTAATTACAAGCTTCTTGACGTGTAACCGAAGAGGAAAGGCGCTCTGCGCCCAGAAACTCAGACTTTCTAGACACACTTAGGGCCGTTGGGCCGTAGAAAGGGCGCGGGATGAGGCAGTCCAGCTTGGTCTAACCGTGGCGACATGAGAGCGACCCGCAGCTCAGCCGTCTTAAGCGGTAGCGTTTCCCGATACAAAAATGAAGTTCTCTGTATGTTTGTCTCATCCAAGGCTCGCATAAAGTGCCACAATCATTCTCAGTGGCATGAGTCACTTAACAAGACCACTGTTATGAAAATATAACAGTCGGAAGACAGTAGTGCctaccaaacaaacaaacaaacacatccCAGGGTTCTTTAAGACGAATTCGTAGCTATATTTATAGCTAAGAGAATTTACAGCTATAGACGAATTTATAGCTAAGACTAATTTATAGCTATCACATAAGGCAACTTGAATGCGATAgccgtcttcattttttttttctcagttgatGCATTGATGCCCCTATAAGGGTGCACACGGTTTACATTCATTCAAAGGGGGTGGGGGAAGGACAAAGGTTCGTCTCAGAGCCCTTCTTTTTACTTAGTCAATGTACAGCAAAAGATTTCGCGCACCTCCCTTTAGGAAACGATGGTGTGCATCCGCCCCCCTACCCCCTCATGCGCATACCTATTATATTTGGCCCCACATGCATGCCTCCGGAAGCTTTCTGCATATAACGTGGTTTTTCACTGCCTCCTTCTTCAGAGGCTTCACAGGCTTTCTGCACCTCACCTTGTTTTGCACTGTGTCCGTGGCAGGCCCACGTCTGACCATGCGACATGATATTGTGATCATATAATCATGTGACCACACGTTATTTGACACAAATCGCGAAAACACAAAAATTTACCGGGATCACCAAGAATCATTTTTCGTCTTTTATGAGGGATCTAAAGCTTTCGTCTTGATACGTTCTCATGATTTGATCTCACTGAAGATCTCGTTGAAAAGGTATTTCATAAAGGCCGCATGCAGAACAAGAAAAACGTATTTTATATGTCATTTGCAACCCCTTGGGTGAAGACCAGTTAGCTTATGATCATGGAGATGGTGTTCTAAAATTGTTTCACTgctttttctcataaaaagaaGACAAATTACTAGCCATTCTAGTGTTGATAAGTGCAGCTCTATACAGCCAAGATGGGCTACAATGAAAACGTTTTGACGCTAGTTGGCTATGTGGCTATTGTTGGCCTACAGAACTTCTGCGATATGGCCTTGTTTGCGCAATAAATGCCACCATCATGAGAAACGGTCCAGAGTTGGCTGTCCTCCAGCAAAAACATATCTGTAAATGCGCATTCATGCTTGGGCTTGAAAGTGGCGAAATCAGCGAAATTCACCAGAAACCCACCCTCTTCGTCACCTAATTGAGCAGAAAAAAGAGCCGTCAGCAGGATTGGTATCTGACAAATTTTTCACGCCACGGTGATGGCGGAACACCTTCCCGCGTCTATAGAAGCCGAATTTTGGGTTGTACTAGCGTTATAGAAAGTACAAACCACGTGATTCCGAGCCGAAATTTAAGAGTATAGTGTCCTCAAATATATGGGTATGTGTATAAGATGTTCCATCTTGTATCGGAACCATCTAGAGTTTCGTTGATTTTCTTAGCGGTTAATTGTGTTTGTAATCAAAATTCTGGTGCAATGTGAGGAGCGGTGTATGCTGTACCTGTAAAAAATGATGAGTCATGCAGCCAGTCATGGTCATGATTGAAGGGCTTACGCGTTTCACCCAGTATCAAATTCGCACACCTGTGCTCCTTGCTCTTGATTTGCATGACACCCGTTTTGCCAAGAACAGGTTCacccaaaaaagttttttttctgtatcTCCCCCTTCAACCGCCATGATAGGCTACTGGTTACGGGGCTCGACTGCAGACCCGGGGCTCGACAGCAGGTCACGAGATCGCATATCAACCATGGCAGCCCCATTTGTATGTATATAAAATGCTATAGAATTCCGCGTGGTTAGACTTGGTGTGCGTTACAAAACCCATGTGGTCCTCGATTCTAGACCGGTCCTGTACGTCAGGTTCACAAGCCTGTCTCTTTTGAATGTAAAAACTCCACAATGCGCCTTTTTAACAATGCCACGGTGTATGCGCCCTTCCCGAGCATAAATGTCGTGAAACGTCTCCTGATCTGGGGGGCCATAATTTTAGCAATGCCAGTTCTCCCAGCCCCTACCAAACCCTACCAAAACACAAGAGGCTggcacagaaaaataaaaaagttgaaTTATTGTCTACGGCTTTCATTCTAGCATTTTGACTGCCCCAACAACATCACATTTATACAGGATCATAGAGGCTTTTATTTTTCAACGGACATCCTTAACTATCTCAATAAACGCGCAATTGACCCTCGGCGGCGTCGGTGccaacacgagtgatgc
This region includes:
- the LOC119161172 gene encoding uncharacterized protein LOC119161172, which translates into the protein MKVFAAIALFTLVASVAFAEEVAKKDEKKEDKKDVEGRGGVLGGLGGYGAGVGPGLVGAGLGGPGLVGGGVVGNPALVGGGLGHGVGLGHGVGLGHGVGLGHGVGGGFQSGYGSSAGGHQSGYRGGAAGHNQGSGAFAGGSSHRNVNAYNNNQGYNHNSGFSASDSKSFGTGQQQGSSGFQGGAAGHQGGFGQSSFGNAAGVGHAGVGLLG